AAGGCTTGGTCTTTAACCTTTTGAACCGATTGAACACTCGAATTGCTGTTCTGCCTTTTATCATGCCCACATAATCGGATATCGATATTTTCGGCGGAACCATCACAAGAAGGTGAACATGGTCAATTTGAACGTTTAATTCGACTATTTCACACTCTTTTTGCTCGGAAAATGCTCTTATACAGTTCGATACTTCATTTCCAATCTGGTCGCCCAATACCCGATATCGGTATTTCGGGACCCATACAATATGATATTGGCAATGCCAGATTGTTTGTGTTAATTTTCGAAATCGGCTCATATGTTACTCCTTGATCGTATGTTGTGGGGACAACTTGATCATCGAGTAACATTGAG
This sequence is a window from Deltaproteobacteria bacterium. Protein-coding genes within it:
- the tnpA gene encoding IS200/IS605 family transposase → MSRFRKLTQTIWHCQYHIVWVPKYRYRVLGDQIGNEVSNCIRAFSEQKECEIVELNVQIDHVHLLVMVPPKISISDYVGMIKGRTAIRVFNRFKRLKTKPYWGNSFWARGYCVDTVGLDSDMIRKYVRYQEQKEKLHEQKKMFDK